The nucleotide window CCGCCTCGCCGCGAACGACGTCGTCGATGTCGTGGGCGACCGTCGAGAGCCCGAGTTCACCGACGCGCTCGCGGACGGCGGCGTCCGGGTCGGCGAAGTTCACCGACACCTCCGCTTCGGTGTCGACCTCGCGGCGATCCGTCACGCGGGCGATGAGCGCGCCGCGCTCGGCTGCGAACTCCTCGACTGCCGCCGGGGCGATTGGCTCACCGTCGCCGGTGACCTCCACGACTACCACCGCGTCGGAAACGTCGTGCTCTCGGATCCGGTCACGGACCCTACTGACCCCCTCGGCGGGCCCGAGTTCGGCCTCGACGAACACGAACGAGCGCGTCTCGAGCGCGCGCCGGCGGATGTCGACCTCACCGTCGGCGAACTGGACGATGTTGTACCCGCGCCCGTCGCGTTCGCTCGCGCTCGCGCGCTCGGTCGAGCCACAGTAGGTGACCCAGGTGTCGAGTACCTCCGCAGTATCCGGTGTGTGGTTGTCCCCGAGCAGTATCGCGTCGAAGTCGACGGTCGCCTCCTCGAGCACCGTTTCCGTGTCCCAGTTCCCGTGCGTGAACGGCTCGAACAGCCCGTGTCCGACGAGCGTGGCGTGATTCGTGTCGTGGGGTGCGAACTCGTAGTCGAGGCGGTCGCGCCGCGACTCCGGAACGTGGTCGAGTCCGTAGAAGGCGGTGTCCCCGACCGTCACCGGTTCGGCGCCGAGCCGCGTCGCCAGCCCGAGCGACTCATAGAGGTCGAGCCACTGGCCCACGCGGGTGGACTCGTGGTTTCCGACGATCGCGAGGAACGGGATGTCGGCGTCGTCGAGTTCGCGGAGCGCCGACAGGGTCCCGAGGAGGTCCGGCAACTCCGGCCGTCGGTCGTGGAACAGGTCGCCAGCGTGAACGACGGCGTCGACTCCCTCGTCGATCGCGTCCGCGACGACCTGCTCGAACGCGGCGAGGAAGTCCCGGCGACGATCCGGCGAGTGGTACTGCCGGTAGCCGATGTGGGTGTCGCCGGTGTGGATGACCCGCGTCATGTAGTCTCCTCGGGGAGTACTGGCTCGCTCGACATAAGCCCCTCGTGACCGTGGCGGAAGTGGTCCGACGCGGCCGCCCGGTATGCGTCGACGGCATCCAGAACGGTGTTACCCCGAGCCACGACGTCCGGGCGTCCGTGGCGCTCGGCGGCGCCGACGGCGCGTTCGAGTTCGGCGAACCCGTCGGCGTCGGCGAACCGGGCCGCCTCGCGTACGTCCTCGACTGCGGCCTCCCCCCGTCGAACCGTAGCCTCCGACCGGTCGACCGTGGCCGATGCTCGCGGGTCGACGACGAGTTGACGGAGGGCGTGCTTTACGGACTCGACTCGTTCCTCGCTCACGAGTGGACTGGTCCCGCCATCGCTGAAAAACGTTCGGCGGCCCGGGGGACGCGTAGCCGGGCCGGGTCGGTTAGATCGAAAGCGTGTAGAGTCGTTTTCGCGCGTCCGAGAAGGAGAATCGGGAATCGACGGCTCCGACCTCCTCGAGCCGCGAGAGCGCGTATCGTACCGTGCGCGGCGGCAGCAGCGTCTCCTCCGCGAGCTGGCTCTGCGTCAGCGTGTCCTCGTACTCGAGTACCTTGGCGACCAGTTTTGCGCTCGGGGGGAGGTCCTCCACGGCCTCCCAGCTGGTCGCGTCCCCCTCGCCCGTCGTTACGGCCTCCGTGTCGGAAACTCCCATCGTGTACTGTGCAAGGGAATGCCGGAAGATAATACTTACCATCTATTCTGATTACTACTGGGAATTTACCCTCGAACTCCGTCCCCACCCGAAGCCTCTTATTAGTGTCCGCCCTAATCCCTCCGATGACCGATACGGTCGACGACGTCGACATGCCATACGACGAGGAGTCGACGTCGCGTCAGGAGCGGATCGAGGCCCTGGAGGAACGGCTGGAGGTCCTCGAGTCCCAGAACGAAGAGATGCGTGACAAGCTCCTGGATGCGAACGCCGAGAACAACAAGTACCAGCAGAAGCTGGAGCGGCTGACTCACGAGAACAAGAAGCTCAAGCAGTCGCCGTTGTTCGTGGCGACGGTCCAGGAACTCAACGACGAAGGCGTCGTAATCAAACAGCACGGGAACAACCAGGAGGCGCTCACCGAGGTCACCGACGAGATGCGCGACGACCTCGAGCCGGACGACCGCGTCGCGGTCAACAACTCCCTCTCGGTCGTGAAGAAGCTCGAGAAGGAGACCGACGTCCGCGCCCGCGTGATGCAGGTCGAGCACTCGCCGGACGTGACCTACGAGGACATCGGCGGCCTCGAGGAGCAGATGAACGAGGTCCGCGAGACGGTAGAGATGCCGCTGAAGAGCCCGGAGATGTTCACCGACGTGGGCATCCAGCCGCCGAGCGGCGTCCTGCTGCACGGCCCGCCGGGCACCGGCAAGACGCTGCTCGCGAAGGCCGTCGCGAACCAGACGGACGCGACGTTCATCAAGATGGCCGGCTCCGAACTCGTCCACAAGTTCATCGGCGAGGGCGCGAAGCTGGTCCGCGACCTGTTCGAGGTCGCGCGCGAGAACGAGCCCGCGGTGCTGTTCATCGACGAGATCGACGCCATCGCCTCGAAGCGGACTGACTCGAAGACCTCGGGCGACGCGGAGGTCCAGCGGACGATGATGCAGCTGCTCGCGGAGATGGACGGCTTCGACGAGCGCGGCGAGATCCGCATCATCGCCGCCACCAACCGCTTCGACATGCTCGACCCCGCAATCCTCCGGCCGGGCCGCTTCGACCGCCTCATCGAGGTGCCCAAGCCGAACGACGAGGGTCGGGAGATCATCTTCCGCATCCACACCCGCGACATGAACGTCGCGGACGACGTCGACTTCGGCAAGCTCGCGGAGATGGCCTCGGACGCCTCGGGTGCGGACGTGAAGGCCATGTGCACCGAGGCGGGGATGTTCGCCATCCGCGAGGACCGGACCGAGGTCCGGATGGCCGACTTCCGCGAAGCGTGGGAGAAGATCTCGCGGACCGAGGACACCTCGGGCGGCGACTCGCTCGCGTTCGCGTAACCCGGGCGCCGACCACTTTTTCCGGACGCTCGCTGCGGTCCTTCGGTTTACACTCGACGCCAGCGTGAGCGTCGTGACTTCGCCGGTCAGAACAGGAGGTACGGGAGTCCGAAGAGCAGCAGCGTCATGACCGCGAGGATGAGCCCGTAGCCCGCCACCGCGCCGAGCGCCGCGCGAAACGATTCGTGGCTGTAGTCCATACGTCGCGGTTCGCGCGCCCTCACAAAACCCTTCCCCCAGGGGCGGAATCGGACCACTCAACACCCGCCACGCCGTGCGCGGGTTCATGGGAACGCCGCTCGATTCGCGGGACGAACAGGTCCGCGAGGTACTCGACAGGCTCTACGACGAGTACCCGGACACGGACATCTCGCTCGACTTCTCCACGCGACTGGAACTGCTCGTCGCGGTCGTCCTCTCGGCCCAGTGCACCGACGAGCGCGTCAACCAGGTGACCGAGGAACTGTTCGAGAAGTACCGAACTGCGAGCGACTACGCCGGCGCCAGCGAGGAGGAGTTGGCCGACGACATCTACGGCATCACCTTCCACAACAGCAAGGCCGGCTACCTGAAGGGCATCGGCGAGATCCTGGTTGACGAGCACGACGGCGAGGTGCCGGATACGATGACCGCGCTCACCGACCTCCCGGGCGTCGGCCGCAAGACGGCGAACGTCGTGCTCCAGCACGCCCACGACGTCGTCGAGGGGATCGTCGTCGACACGCACGTCCAGCGGCTCTCCAGGCGACTCGGCCTCACCGAGGAGGAACGACCCGGGGCGATCGAGGAGGACCTGATCGGGGTCGTCCCGAAGGAGGACTGGCGGATGTTCACCCACCTCCTCATCAGCCACGGGCGCGCGACGTGCACGGCCAGGAATCCGGACTGCGACGACTGCGTGCTCGCGGACGTCTGTCCGTCGGAACGGGGGGATTCGGAGATCGACCTGGCCAGCGGCGAGCCCTGGTAGCTCGGAACGAACCGCCACTCGACTCCATGCCGATAACGTTCGACCCGACATCCGGCGAGTAACACCTGCAGTTGGTCGGTTACCGTCGCCGACCCCTCTTCGACCATCGGGCTTACCCGGTCGGAGTCCCAACCCCCGCACATGGCACGGGACGATGACGATGAGCACGGCATCGACATCGACGAGGACACGGACCTCGACACCGTCGACGACGGTCCGGAACCCGAGGAGGACGACCCAACGTCCGAGGGGGAGGTCGGTCGGGAGGATGCCGACGACGAGGTGCGCGAGGAACAGGCCGCGGATCAGGAGAACCCGGACGCCCACCGCGACGAGGAACCGTACCAGTCGTAACCCCGTCCGGTCGGCGGGGTTCTTCCCTCGCAGTTCGGCCGTCCGGGGACGTCGTCAGGCGACGTACCGGATGTAGAAGCGGAAGACCCCGACGAGGTACGCGAGCAGCCAGAAGAAGGTGTAGCCGAACACCCCGATACGGAGCCGACCGCGCCAGGCGCCCATGTTCTCGTGGAGGTCGTTCAGATCCACGTCGGGACCCGGATCGCTGTAGAGGTCCGCCGAGCGCTTCACCTGGAAGATGCGAACGATCCCGGTGAGCCCGAACGCGAGCAGCGCGTACGCCTGGAGGCCGAGGAACGCGTGAACCGCCGAGAGCCCGCTGAGCTGGGTGAAGATCCGGGGGGCCATCCAGAGGACGACCGGGACGGTGGTGAGCACCAGCCCCGGGAGGATGAACGAGAGGTGGTGGGTCAGCAGGTCCCAGGTCACGTTGTCCTGCTCCCGGTCGAGGAGTATCCACGCCCCGTAGAGGTAAAACGGGAAACTCGCCGTCACCATGAGCAACGCGACCGTGGCGACGGTCCAGTCTGCGACCATCGTCGGCCGCTACGACCGGTCCGGGGTAAAGCCCGCCGGTACGGAGGTCGCAACGCATATCCCGCCGCGAGGGCTAGCGTCGGACGATGAGCGACCCCGCCGAAGCACCCCCCGAGGACGGCCGAGACGAGGGGGAGTCCCCGACAGCACGGGACGGGGCAGACGCGGGAGCGGACCCGAACCCCGAGGAGGAGTCCGGTACTCCGGATCTCGACGCCCTGCGGGCGGAGGTCGAGGAGAAGTACGACTTCGATGACTTCCGCCCGGCGGACATGGCCGAGATGACCGACGCCGAGTGGGAGGCGGCGTTCGACCCGGACTCGTGGATCACGGGCCGGGACCTCCTCGACCGGGTCGAGAAGGACCTCCGGATGCGAATCGCCGATAGGACGGTGTTCGCGGTGCTCGAGCGCCGACACGACCCGGAGTCTGTCGTCGCCTACTCGGACGAGGGGTACGCCATCGTCTACGCGGACGGGAGCGTCGAGGGCGAGGGGACGGTGATGCGGGACGTCAAGCCGACGGTCGCGCTCTGCTCGATGGACTCCTACGAGGTCCGCGAACCCCCCGAGGAGTACGAACTGCCGACGCCGTCCGAGGTCGAGTCGGGGACGGGCGAGTTCGGGAACACGATGCTGCAGGCGGTGGCCGGGGCGCAGATCCTCGCCGGCCTGGGCCTGGGGGGTGCGTGGCTCCTCAGCCTCCTGCCCGGCGACCCGCTCGCGGGCGTCCCCTTCCTCCCGGAGTTCACCCTCACCTCGATCGTCGCCCCGGTGATGGCGACGTTCTTCCTGCTGTTCGGGGTGTTCCTGTTCGCCATCGTCGCGAACGCGCGGCTCTCGGATCGGTTCCGGGCCGAGGAGTACCGGGACCGCCTCCGGGCGGCCGGCATCACCGAGGGGGACGCGCCGGAGTTCGCGTCCTTCGAGGAGGTCGCGAACGAGGCGCTCACCGCGGCGCGTGAACGGGACGCACGGACGACTGGACGCCGGGATGCTGGGGGACACGAGACCGGCGAAACCGACGGATAGCGCACCGCCTCGCCCCGTTCGGGTCGGCGGGAAAGGTCGGTGGGTTTAAGCGCGGCGACTCCCGACACTCGAACACAGATGAAGAGGCGGGACTTTATCAGGAACGCCGGCGGAGCGACCGCCGCCCTCGGAGCCGGCGCGTCCGCGACCGCCGGCACCGCTGCCGCCCAGGAAGATGGCGGCGGGGGCGGCGGCCAGCAACCCGATTTCGGCGGCTACACCGACGACGCCCAAGGGGGGTCCTACGAGGACCTCCGCGGCCAGGGCGAGGTGACCATCGACGTCGGTGGCGGGGACGGCCTCGCGTTTCTGCCGACCGGGGTATGGATCGACAGCGGGACGACGGTGACGTTCGAGTGGAGCTCGGGTGGACACAACGTCCTGTTCGAGGAGGCCCCCGAAGGTGCCGGCGTGAGCGGTCACGAGGCCCTCGAGAACGAGGGGTTCTCCTTCGACATCACCTTCGACACCGGGGGCATCTACAAGTACTACTGCGAGCCCCACCGGCAGTCCGGGATGCAGGGCGCCATCGCCGTCGGCGAGGACGTCCCCACGGTGGCCGCCGGCGGCGGCGGCCCGAAGGAGCTCCACGATCTGGGCGTGCCCATCCAGGCGCACTGGGTCGGCTCGGCCACCGTGCTCGGCATCATCGTCAGCATCGTGTTCACGTTCTACGTGCTCAAGTACGGCGAGTCGGCCAACACCGGCACGGGGAGGCGCTGACCGATGTCCAGTTCCGGCTCCACCTACGGGGACATCCACCGGTACGAACCGGCCCGGGAGAGCACCGCGGCGACCCTCGCCATCGTGCTGCTCACGGTCGTCGAGGTCGTATTCGTGTTCATGTTCACCTACGGCCTCGTCGAGGGCTGGGCGCTCTCGGACACGGGGAACATGTTCCTCGGCGGGATCCTCGCGGTGGTGTTCATCGACCTCGCGTTCATCCTCGTCCTGTACCGCAAGGAGTTCCTCCCCGACGTGATCATCGTGAAGAAGCGGCGGCGCAAGTGGGAGGACCTCTACGTCCGCGAGGAGGACGCCGACGGCGCGGATATCGGCGTCGACGCGTGGGAACAGGTCAAGCGCGCCGTCTACCCCTACTACAAGCGATAGTATGAGTCTCCAAAAACAAGACGAACACGACCACAAGGCCTGGCTCGAGAACAAGGACCTGAGCCCCGTCGAGCGCGGGTTCCTCGTCTCGCTCATCTGGATGGACCAGCGGTTCCGCATCGTCGACTACCTGGAACTGCTGGAGACCCTCTACTACCGGGTCAACCTCCAGATGCCGAAGTCCCACACCGAACAGTACGATCTGGACAACAAGTTCTGGTACTGGTACCCGCTGTACACGCTGGGCTTCTTCAGCACGCTCGCGTACATCGTCGCGGCCATCTCCGGCGCACTTCTGGGGTTCTACTACAGCCCGGCGATCGGCGGAGCGGCTGGCGGGGAAGCCTCGGTCGCGTACAGCCAGATCGCGTTCATCATGCAGGACCTGCAGTTCGGCTTCATGCTGCGCTCGATCCACCGCTGGTCGGCGCAGGTGATGACCGCCGCGGTGTTCCTGCACATGCTCCGCGTCTACTTCACCGGCGGCTACAAGGAGCCGCGCGAACTGAACTGGCTGCTCGGCATCGTGCTCATCTCGCTCACGATGGTGTTCGGGTACACCGGCTACCTCCTGCCGTGGGACCAGCTCGCCTTCTGGGCCGGCCAGATCGGCGTGGAGATGGCACTGTCCATCCCGCTCGCCGGCGAGTGGGTCGCCCAGCTCCTCTTCGGCGGCTTCTCGCTGAGCCAGTCGACGCTGATGAGGATGTACATCCTGCACGTGTTCCTGCTCCCGTTCGTGGTGACGGCGCTCATCGCGCTCCACATCGGCATCGTCTGGGTGCAGGGCATCGCGGAACCCCACTAAACCAATGACCGACGACAACACCCCAGAGACGGACGGCGGCGGTACCGGAATCGTCGCGCCCGACGACGAGACGCCGACGTGGCGCGAGCGCAAGGAGCGCACGACTGGGCTCTCCAGGCTCACCTACGAGTACTTCGAGCGCGCCCGTCGGGAGGACGAGGACCTCCGACGCGAGTCGGACTACGTCGAGCGCGACGTGCTCGCGTTCCCGACGTGGCCCCACGAGATCGTGCGGAACCTCGCGATCAGCTCGTTCTTCGTAGGGATGATCATCTTCCTCTCGGCGACGCTCCCGCCCCACATCGGCGACCCCGCGAACCCGAACGTCACGCCCTCGATCATCCTGCCCGACTGGTACCTCTACTGGTCGTTCGGGCTGCTGAAGCTGGGTTACCTCAACCCGGAGCTGTCCATTCTGGGTGGGCAGAAACTGATGGCGGACCGGACGTACGGCGTGCTCGCGAACGTGGTCGTGGTCGGCTTCATCGCCATCGTCCCGTTCCTCAACAAGGGGAGCGCGCGACGCCCCGTCGAGCAGCCGCTCTGGGGCGCCATCGGCATCGCCGGCGTCACGTTCGCGCTCACCATCTCGGCGCTGTCGGTGCAGAACCTCATGCCGATGGACCTCCGCGTGCTGCAGGACCTGACGTTCCTCGCGCCGTTCGTCACCGGCTGCATCGCCTACGCCGTGCTCAAGACGATGCGCGAGGGGTACATGTACGACCTCAACCGGCGCTACTACCGGCTCCGTCCGCCGAAGTAACCGGGCGAAGGTTGTTCTCCCCCGTCGAATACCGTTCCACTCCCGTTTTCCGACCGTCGGTCCACCCGTTGGACGACCTCGCTCCCACCACTTCGCAGGACAGTTGTAGGTCCGGCCCCTTCCCACGCCAATGAGCGGCGATTCCGCCGGCGGCGACGGCTCGGGTGGTCGGGACGAGGGAGCGGGACGGGAGGGAATCCGCGTCAACACCGATCAGCGGGGGAGCCGAGACATCGTCGTCCCGCTCCGCCTGTACAAGACCGTCACCGTCTTCTCGACGCTCATCGCCGTCGGGTGCGTCGTGATCGGGTTCGCGCTCCTCGACGCGGCGACGCTCCAGGTGTCGCTCGTTCGGACGTTCCTCGTGGACTTGCTCGGCTTCGTCGGCCTCTCCCCCGCCTCGGACGTCCTCACCGGCATCTTCGCCGTGCTGGGGCTCGCGATCATCGCATTCGGCGCCGGCGTGTATGTCGTCGGGACGCGGTTCAGGGCCGAGGGAATGGGAAACGCTCAAGACGACGACGCCGAAGAGTCAACCAATGGCTGACGAGTTCATCAAGGGACTCGGGCTCTTCACCGGCGGGGGGCTCGCGTGGATGGTGCTGGCGAGCTGGTACCGAACCGAGTCGTTCGAGAGCAGTCACCAGCTCATCGCTGCACCGCCGGAGCCGGCGAACATGTTCGACGCGATTGGCATCTTCCTCAACGACGTGTTCTTCTGGACGGCCATCCTCGGCGCGCTCACGTTCTGGGTGCTCATCCCGGCCGCGAGGGAGTTGCGGGTGGCCTACGGCGAGCGCCGGAGCTCGTAACCCGAAGCCGACACGCCTTTCCCGGTACTCCGCACACGACCGCCATGAGCCGTCGGACCGCCGTGCGCCGCGTCGGCGCGCTCCTCCTCCTCGCGAACCTCCTGCTCGTGCTCGGGAAGGCGGCCGTCTGGCGGACGACGGGGAGCCTCGCGGTGGGCTCGGAGGCCGTCAACTCGCTGGCCGACACGGTCTACTCGGCGGTCGTCCTGGCGGGACTCTACCTCACGACCCAGCCCCCGGACTTCGAACACCCGCACGGCCACGAGCGCATCGAGCCGTTCGTCTCGCTGTTCGTCGCAGCCGGCGTGTTCGCCGCTGGCGGCGCGGTCATCTACAGCGCCACGGCGTCAGTGCTCGCACCCGGACCGATCGAGCCATCGGCGGACGGGACGCTCTCAGTGGCCGTGCTCGCCGCGGCCGCGGCGCTCAAGTACCTCCTGTACCGCTACTGCCTCCGCGTCGGCAGGAGGCGGAACTCCCCCGCGCTGGTCGCGACGGCGCTGGACAACAGGAACGACGTGCTGACGGCGCTCGCGGCCCTCGCCGGCGTGCTCGGCGCCGCCGCCGGCTACCCGATACTCGACCCCGTCGCGGCAGGCGTCGTCGGGGTCGGCATCCTCTACACGGGCGTCGAGATCGTCCGGGACAACGTCGCGTACCTCGTCGGCTCCGCGCCGCCCGAGGACCTCCGACGGGAGATCCTCCGCCGCGCGCTCGAACACCCCGACGTGCGCGCCGCACACGACGTCGTCGCCCACTACGTCGGCCCCGAGGTCGACGTGAGCATCCACATCGAGGTGGAGGGGGAGATGTCGCTGAACCGCGCACACGACATCGAGACCGACGTGGTCGGGGCGATCCGCGAACTCCCCGCCGTCGACGACGTGTTCGTCCACGTCGATCCGAAGGAGCTCGGCGAGTGGAAGCCCGACGAGGAGCGCGTCACCGACCCGGACAAGCCGCCCGAGTAGCGGGACGGATCCGCCCGTTCGTCGCGTCCTCCTCCCAGATTCCTGCGAATCGGACCCCGTCGGACCGGAGTTCGCCGTTCAGTAGAACTCGAACCTGCGGCGTATCCCGTCGACGACGGCCCCGAGCGTCGCCGCAGAGTCCCTCGTCTCCACGGTCGGTTCGCCGGGCGCTCCCGACTCGATCCTGGCCGCGTGACGGGCCGCGGCCTCGAGCCCCGCGCAGACGGCCTCGGCGTCGTCCTCCCTTCCCGGAACGCTTGCGACCGCGAGGCGGCGGCCGAGCTGCCGGTCGCGTTCGTACACCGCGAGACCCGACCCGTCGGTGCCGGCCGTCGTGACGAGTAGCTCGCGGTCGTGCGCGGGGTGGGAGACGGTCGCGGCGTCGGCCGGCGGTTCGTTCGGGAAGGAGACGACCTCGGTCCCGGCCCGCCATCCGTCGGGGACGATCCCGTCGACCGGCAGCTCCCGGAGTCGATCCCGGAGCGTCGTGGCCGTCGCCACGTCGGCGAGGTCGACTCGATCGTCCCGGCGGAGGGTCACCATGGACTCGTCGACGGGGGGACCGACCATCAAACGGGGAGAGCGTTTCGGCGGTTTCAGCCGGTTACACGCCGACTAAATGGGGTCCTTCGTTCGCTAAACGGTCGCGGAACGCCCGGCCGTCCGGTTCGGAACCGGCCTGCCGGGCGCCCCGGAACCGACCGCTGAACCGCTCCCGATCAGACCGGGTCGCCGAACGCGTACATCGTGTTCTGTCCGGATACCTCCACCTCGAGGAAGTCGCCGGGTTCGACGCCGCGTTCGGATGCCTGCTGGACGATGATCTGTCGGTACGCCCCGTCCCGGCACTTCACCGAGTCGCCGGTGCCCTCCTCCACGACGAGCACCTCGTGGCGCTCGCCGACCATCGACTCGTAGGCCGCGCCGACGATCTCGCGCTTCGCCGCGCTCATCTCCTTCGACCGCTCCTTCTTCACGGTCCCACCGAGCCCCTTCATGTCGGCCGCGTCGGTGCCGGGCCGCTTCGAGAAGCGCGTCACGTTCACCTTCTCCGGGCGCACCTCGCGGAGCAGCGCCATCGACTGCGCGTGGTCGTGGTCCGTCTCGGTCGGGAAGCCGACGATGAAGTCAGTCGAGAGCGTCCAGTGGCCCAGCCGCTCGTCGAACGTCTCGACGATGTCCAGGAACTCGTCGACGCGATGCTGCCGGCGCATGTCCGACAGCACGTCGTCGCTGCCGGACTGGACCGGGAGGTGGATGAAGTTGTACAGCTCCTCGTTCCTCGCGAACGTCTCGGCCAGTTCCTCGCGGATGCCGTGGACGCCGCCGGGGTTCGCCATCCCGACGCGGACCC belongs to Halorarum halophilum and includes:
- the mre11 gene encoding DNA double-strand break repair protein Mre11, coding for MTRVIHTGDTHIGYRQYHSPDRRRDFLAAFEQVVADAIDEGVDAVVHAGDLFHDRRPELPDLLGTLSALRELDDADIPFLAIVGNHESTRVGQWLDLYESLGLATRLGAEPVTVGDTAFYGLDHVPESRRDRLDYEFAPHDTNHATLVGHGLFEPFTHGNWDTETVLEEATVDFDAILLGDNHTPDTAEVLDTWVTYCGSTERASASERDGRGYNIVQFADGEVDIRRRALETRSFVFVEAELGPAEGVSRVRDRIREHDVSDAVVVVEVTGDGEPIAPAAVEEFAAERGALIARVTDRREVDTEAEVSVNFADPDAAVRERVGELGLSTVAHDIDDVVRGEAADTNVRRDVKRRVEERFEGEEFRVAVERAERPEVDEETEEVEGAVEVDGPDEGSDEPVADEPGSTDPLDGGDEPASEAADGPADTTETEPAPETESDAAEEGADPSGRHEPNRAADGQVTMEDFE
- a CDS encoding MarR family transcriptional regulator, with amino-acid sequence MGVSDTEAVTTGEGDATSWEAVEDLPPSAKLVAKVLEYEDTLTQSQLAEETLLPPRTVRYALSRLEEVGAVDSRFSFSDARKRLYTLSI
- the pan1 gene encoding proteasome-activating nucleotidase Pan1, yielding MTDTVDDVDMPYDEESTSRQERIEALEERLEVLESQNEEMRDKLLDANAENNKYQQKLERLTHENKKLKQSPLFVATVQELNDEGVVIKQHGNNQEALTEVTDEMRDDLEPDDRVAVNNSLSVVKKLEKETDVRARVMQVEHSPDVTYEDIGGLEEQMNEVRETVEMPLKSPEMFTDVGIQPPSGVLLHGPPGTGKTLLAKAVANQTDATFIKMAGSELVHKFIGEGAKLVRDLFEVARENEPAVLFIDEIDAIASKRTDSKTSGDAEVQRTMMQLLAEMDGFDERGEIRIIAATNRFDMLDPAILRPGRFDRLIEVPKPNDEGREIIFRIHTRDMNVADDVDFGKLAEMASDASGADVKAMCTEAGMFAIREDRTEVRMADFREAWEKISRTEDTSGGDSLAFA
- the nth gene encoding endonuclease III, which gives rise to MGTPLDSRDEQVREVLDRLYDEYPDTDISLDFSTRLELLVAVVLSAQCTDERVNQVTEELFEKYRTASDYAGASEEELADDIYGITFHNSKAGYLKGIGEILVDEHDGEVPDTMTALTDLPGVGRKTANVVLQHAHDVVEGIVVDTHVQRLSRRLGLTEEERPGAIEEDLIGVVPKEDWRMFTHLLISHGRATCTARNPDCDDCVLADVCPSERGDSEIDLASGEPW
- a CDS encoding DUF7321 family protein yields the protein MVADWTVATVALLMVTASFPFYLYGAWILLDREQDNVTWDLLTHHLSFILPGLVLTTVPVVLWMAPRIFTQLSGLSAVHAFLGLQAYALLAFGLTGIVRIFQVKRSADLYSDPGPDVDLNDLHENMGAWRGRLRIGVFGYTFFWLLAYLVGVFRFYIRYVA
- a CDS encoding DUF7319 domain-containing protein; the encoded protein is MSDPAEAPPEDGRDEGESPTARDGADAGADPNPEEESGTPDLDALRAEVEEKYDFDDFRPADMAEMTDAEWEAAFDPDSWITGRDLLDRVEKDLRMRIADRTVFAVLERRHDPESVVAYSDEGYAIVYADGSVEGEGTVMRDVKPTVALCSMDSYEVREPPEEYELPTPSEVESGTGEFGNTMLQAVAGAQILAGLGLGGAWLLSLLPGDPLAGVPFLPEFTLTSIVAPVMATFFLLFGVFLFAIVANARLSDRFRAEEYRDRLRAAGITEGDAPEFASFEEVANEALTAARERDARTTGRRDAGGHETGETDG
- a CDS encoding plastocyanin/azurin family copper-binding protein — protein: MKRRDFIRNAGGATAALGAGASATAGTAAAQEDGGGGGGQQPDFGGYTDDAQGGSYEDLRGQGEVTIDVGGGDGLAFLPTGVWIDSGTTVTFEWSSGGHNVLFEEAPEGAGVSGHEALENEGFSFDITFDTGGIYKYYCEPHRQSGMQGAIAVGEDVPTVAAGGGGPKELHDLGVPIQAHWVGSATVLGIIVSIVFTFYVLKYGESANTGTGRR
- a CDS encoding DUF7318 family protein; this encodes MSSSGSTYGDIHRYEPARESTAATLAIVLLTVVEVVFVFMFTYGLVEGWALSDTGNMFLGGILAVVFIDLAFILVLYRKEFLPDVIIVKKRRRKWEDLYVREEDADGADIGVDAWEQVKRAVYPYYKR
- a CDS encoding cytochrome b, encoding MSLQKQDEHDHKAWLENKDLSPVERGFLVSLIWMDQRFRIVDYLELLETLYYRVNLQMPKSHTEQYDLDNKFWYWYPLYTLGFFSTLAYIVAAISGALLGFYYSPAIGGAAGGEASVAYSQIAFIMQDLQFGFMLRSIHRWSAQVMTAAVFLHMLRVYFTGGYKEPRELNWLLGIVLISLTMVFGYTGYLLPWDQLAFWAGQIGVEMALSIPLAGEWVAQLLFGGFSLSQSTLMRMYILHVFLLPFVVTALIALHIGIVWVQGIAEPH
- a CDS encoding cytochrome bc complex cytochrome b subunit — its product is MTDDNTPETDGGGTGIVAPDDETPTWRERKERTTGLSRLTYEYFERARREDEDLRRESDYVERDVLAFPTWPHEIVRNLAISSFFVGMIIFLSATLPPHIGDPANPNVTPSIILPDWYLYWSFGLLKLGYLNPELSILGGQKLMADRTYGVLANVVVVGFIAIVPFLNKGSARRPVEQPLWGAIGIAGVTFALTISALSVQNLMPMDLRVLQDLTFLAPFVTGCIAYAVLKTMREGYMYDLNRRYYRLRPPK
- a CDS encoding DUF7315 family membrane protein, with protein sequence MSGDSAGGDGSGGRDEGAGREGIRVNTDQRGSRDIVVPLRLYKTVTVFSTLIAVGCVVIGFALLDAATLQVSLVRTFLVDLLGFVGLSPASDVLTGIFAVLGLAIIAFGAGVYVVGTRFRAEGMGNAQDDDAEESTNG
- a CDS encoding DUF7314 family protein; amino-acid sequence: MADEFIKGLGLFTGGGLAWMVLASWYRTESFESSHQLIAAPPEPANMFDAIGIFLNDVFFWTAILGALTFWVLIPAARELRVAYGERRSS
- a CDS encoding cation diffusion facilitator family transporter produces the protein MSRRTAVRRVGALLLLANLLLVLGKAAVWRTTGSLAVGSEAVNSLADTVYSAVVLAGLYLTTQPPDFEHPHGHERIEPFVSLFVAAGVFAAGGAVIYSATASVLAPGPIEPSADGTLSVAVLAAAAALKYLLYRYCLRVGRRRNSPALVATALDNRNDVLTALAALAGVLGAAAGYPILDPVAAGVVGVGILYTGVEIVRDNVAYLVGSAPPEDLRREILRRALEHPDVRAAHDVVAHYVGPEVDVSIHIEVEGEMSLNRAHDIETDVVGAIRELPAVDDVFVHVDPKELGEWKPDEERVTDPDKPPE